One genomic segment of Panicum virgatum strain AP13 chromosome 2N, P.virgatum_v5, whole genome shotgun sequence includes these proteins:
- the LOC120661347 gene encoding uncharacterized protein LOC120661347, translating to MDNVESAPDSPVQAPPSSASSLPKEQSQVELELRLLQALEFYPPSKLKGVHRHFVLYGLMEYLRKSLDRQFSADEVLQLLDRFFNLEMLKPEDDEKDNFSQGEEFSLPESFLNKEE from the exons ATGGACAACGTCGAGTCCGCCCCTGACTCCCCGGTGCAGGCGCCACCGTCCTCCGCCTCGTCTCTCCCTAAG GAGCAATCGCAGGTGGAGTTGGAGCTGAGGCTTCTCCAGGCTCTCGAGTTCTACCCTCCGTCCAAACTCAAAG GCGTTCATCGTCACTTTGTTCTCTATGGCCTCATGGAATATTTGAGAAAAAG CCTTGACCGTCAATTCTCTGCTGATGAGGTTTTGCAACTATTGGATCGTTTCTTTAACCTAGAAATGCTG AAACCAGAGGATGATGAAAAGGACAACTTCAGTCAAGGGGAAGAATTTTCCTTGCCAGAGAGCTTTCTCAACAAGGAAGAATAA
- the LOC120662782 gene encoding vegetative cell wall protein gp1-like, translated as MPGRSPTASPWEAPHAFKVHDVDFGFGRPERVSSGGNNNPAHQGTNPLNPNPRPQPPQFPLPLPHRIGHSAPPRPAAAPPLRPPRGRATAPSRSPCHVAIARRLPPHHSAHRPPPLAARLRLRLRKQPSVQPCRPPSPRRRGPFSPASLSASPRQDLDSTAVCRPASRAPLATAVRQFLRLGVDLI; from the exons ATGCCGGGCCGAAGCCCAACTGCGTCGCCGTGGGAAGCTCCCCACGCTTTCAAGGTGCACGACGTGGACTTCGGATTCGGCAGGCCCGAGCGCGTGAGCAGCGGCGGCAACAACAA cccagcccaccaagGCACCAACCCACTTAATCCTAATCCTAGGCCCCAGCCGCCGCAgttcccgctcccgctcccgcaccGCATAGGGCAcagcgccccgccgcgccccgccgcggcgccgcctctCAGGCCCCCACGCGGCCGCGCCACAGCGCCCAGCCGCTCACCGTGCCACGTCGCCATCGcccgccggctgccgccgcaCCACAGCGCCCACCGCCCGCCTCCACTGGCAGCGCGCCTGCGCCTACGCCTGCGCAAGCAACCGAGCGTGCAGCCGTGCCGGCCCCCGAGCCCGAGGCGGCGAGGCCCCTTCTCCCCGGCATCGCTCTCCGCCTCTCCTCGTCAAGACCTCGACTCGACTGCAGTCTGCAGGCCGGCCAGCAGGGCGCCACTGgccaccgccgtccgccagtTCCTCAGACTGGGGGTGGATTTGATTTGA
- the LOC120661348 gene encoding protein sym-1-like: protein MAMASALALLLAPRPVSARPTSPHLHSRRLALPPPRPTTLSAQAATNPRKAGAGRLQQLLAASCCNNSAPAAGTKGGSATGAKDWRFFLAWYLMSLDKNPIATKAVTSAVLTLAGDLICQLVIDRVPELDLRRTFVFTFLGLALVGPTLHIWYLYLSKLVTISGASGAIARLILDQFIFSPIFIGIFMSLLVTLEGKPSLVVPKLKQEWLSSVLANWQLWIPFQFLDFYFVPQKFQVLAANFVALAWNVILSFMAHKEVIAK, encoded by the exons atggccatggcgtCCGCCCTTGCGCTCCTCCTCGCACCCCGGCCCGTCTCCGCGCGGCCCACCTCGCCTCATCTCCACTCCCGCCGCCtcgctcttcctcctccccgaccCACCACCCTCTCCGCCCAAGCCGCCACCAACCCGCGCAAGGCCGGGGCCGGGCGTCTCCAGCAGCTCCTTGCCGCCTCCTGCTGCAATAATTCCGCTCCGGCCGCAGGAACCAAAGGAGGAAGCGCTACCGGCGCGAAGGATTGGCGGTTCTTCTTGGCATG GTATTTGATGTCTCTTGATAAGAATCCGATTGCAACTAAGGCGGTCACTTCTGCTGTGCTAACTCTGGCCGGGGACCTCATCTGCCAG CTTGTGATtgatcgagttccagagcttgATTTAAGGAGAACATTTGTGTTCACATTTTTGGGGCTTGCCCTTGTGGGGCCAACTTTACATATCTG GTACCTTTATTTGAGTAAATTAGTGACAATCAGCGGAGCATCAGGTGCCATTGCTCGCCTTATACTTGATCAG TTCATTTTCTCTCCCATTTTCATCGGCATTTTTATGAGCTTACTAGTCACCTTGGAGGGAAAGCCCTCTCTTGTAGTGCCAAAGCTTAAGCAG GAGTGGTTATCGTCAGTGTTGGCAAATTGGCAATTATGGATACCGTTTCAGTTTCTGGATTTTTACTTTGTTCCTCAGAAGTTTCAG GTGCTTGCTGCTAATTTTGTAGCCCTTGCATGGAATgtgattttgtcatttatggcTCATAAGGAGGTTATTGCGAAATAG